The Saprospiraceae bacterium genome includes a window with the following:
- a CDS encoding SH3 domain-containing protein → MHKYLFLIIFFFSVKLWAADIKELMTEANGLYEAGVYDEALTQYLQVEKEGYTSAALYGNIAACYAKLGQNGKAVLYYERGLKFDPNNKMLKNDLNIVRNRISGLDDEVPEFVPVRVWKYLSHLLSERSWLVLNVLFGYLILAMLYTLWFPHKWLSKSKAKALLIGFGILFVLSFLLGYSAKTDITDQNKAIVTNTDTSLKSGPDILSPDILVLPEGAKVIIQDKIGDWLKVVTYSGDNGWVINSALERI, encoded by the coding sequence ATGCATAAATATTTATTCTTAATAATCTTTTTTTTCAGTGTAAAACTGTGGGCAGCAGATATTAAAGAGCTAATGACAGAAGCAAACGGACTGTATGAAGCCGGCGTATATGACGAAGCATTGACGCAATATCTTCAGGTTGAAAAAGAAGGATATACTTCTGCAGCATTGTACGGAAATATTGCTGCTTGTTATGCCAAACTCGGCCAAAACGGTAAAGCTGTTTTATATTATGAACGTGGTCTAAAATTTGACCCCAATAACAAAATGCTGAAAAATGACCTTAATATAGTACGAAATCGCATTAGTGGTTTGGATGATGAAGTGCCAGAATTTGTTCCTGTCAGAGTCTGGAAATACTTAAGTCATCTCTTGTCTGAAAGGTCTTGGTTAGTACTAAATGTTTTGTTTGGTTACCTGATTTTAGCAATGCTTTACACTTTGTGGTTTCCACATAAATGGCTTAGTAAAAGTAAAGCAAAAGCTTTATTAATTGGTTTTGGAATTTTATTTGTTTTGAGCTTTCTTTTGGGATATAGCGCAAAAACCGATATTACGGATCAGAACAAAGCTATTGTGACAAATACGGACACATCCCTCAAAAGTGGTCCTGATATTCTCAGTCCTGATATCTTAGTATTACCGGAAGGTGCCAAAGTGATTATTCAGGATAAAATTGGTGATTGGTTAAAAGTGGTTACTTATAGTGGTGACAATGGATGGGTCATCAATTCTGCTTTAGAACGCATCTGA
- a CDS encoding DUF4407 domain-containing protein codes for MFAQKLSSFFIFSSGAVSSILKRCPTDHAKYQGIGATVFFTGVFSAISAGYALYTVFNNYISAAIFAILWGMMIFNLDRYIVSGMRKKSNLLQEVGIAMPRVILAVFIGIVIATPLELKLFESEINAEISLMQQETYKEQEDLLKKRFDGDFKVINAEIALLRSKINKADSERVFKMDAALAEADGTGGSKIRNMGAIYKAKIKAAEKAESDYQVVYADINPLLEEQQEKLAVLEATRNTEMETMSRASLTGFASRLKALHRLSAKEEAIYYAGLFITILFLIIECAPILVKLISEKSPYDLRLDMLEYQYKLANLKVNTLSKLATESKIDFENKTAGYRVSETINAENEIFAHALMKEKESIMRQNEGWFSLLRKRRIFDF; via the coding sequence ATGTTTGCGCAAAAATTATCATCGTTTTTTATTTTCAGTTCGGGTGCCGTTTCATCTATTTTAAAAAGATGTCCGACAGACCACGCCAAGTATCAGGGTATCGGAGCGACTGTTTTCTTTACCGGGGTATTTTCCGCTATTTCTGCCGGATATGCACTTTACACGGTATTCAATAATTATATATCGGCAGCGATCTTTGCCATACTTTGGGGAATGATGATATTTAATCTGGACAGATATATTGTCTCCGGGATGCGTAAAAAGTCCAATTTACTGCAGGAAGTCGGTATAGCAATGCCCAGAGTTATTTTGGCAGTATTTATTGGTATAGTGATTGCCACCCCACTTGAATTGAAGCTTTTTGAATCAGAAATTAATGCTGAAATTTCACTGATGCAGCAGGAAACTTACAAAGAGCAGGAAGATCTGTTGAAAAAACGTTTTGATGGAGATTTTAAAGTCATTAATGCTGAGATTGCACTTTTAAGATCCAAGATCAACAAAGCAGACAGTGAAAGGGTATTTAAAATGGATGCAGCACTCGCAGAAGCAGATGGTACCGGAGGATCCAAAATCAGGAATATGGGTGCTATCTACAAAGCTAAAATCAAAGCGGCTGAAAAAGCAGAATCAGATTATCAGGTAGTATATGCAGATATCAATCCGCTTCTTGAAGAGCAACAGGAAAAACTGGCAGTCCTGGAAGCAACCCGAAACACGGAAATGGAAACGATGTCCCGTGCTTCTCTCACAGGATTTGCGTCCAGACTTAAAGCTTTACACCGACTGAGTGCCAAAGAAGAAGCGATTTATTATGCAGGATTATTCATAACGATTCTTTTTCTGATTATCGAGTGTGCACCTATTCTTGTTAAACTAATCAGTGAAAAATCTCCTTATGATCTCCGATTAGATATGCTGGAGTATCAATACAAACTTGCAAATCTGAAAGTCAATACATTATCGAAGCTTGCTACAGAAAGTAAAATTGATTTTGAAAATAAAACAGCCGGTTACAGAGTTTCTGAAACAATCAACGCAGAGAATGAGATATTTGCCCATGCGCTGATGAAAGAAAAAGAAAGTATCATGCGACAAAATGAAGGCTGGTTCAGTTTGCTCAGAAAACGAAGGATATTTGATTTTTAA
- a CDS encoding AAA family ATPase, with product MKILKIRSKNIHSLKGEQEVDFTISPLVDAGLFAITGPTGSGKSTLLDIITLALFNQIPRFDRKITTSEIEKAGSVITHHTLDAYAEVDYQANGKIYRSTWSIARTRTGNLKDYDMTLATIPDNTYLDLKKSMVPDENEKIIGLNYEQFIRSILLSQGEFAKFLRSDEKERAKLLEDITGTQIYREIGKAAFRKSKECAERINLMNAEIRSCQIADKESIQTKRDRRTEISTEIADINKFLPGLKDEQAAIIRLKETEKKKAQLLQQWNVLEESQNNFEAKLKALGQHEKLAPYRDRIVELQSEKSGILTLEKDIEDFNVQLELSKTDLQKIFTDVSKFAGQDVDQSSFSEVLQIFEREILKLEQQMLEYTESGKKVRDNLNRLYAEADFGITVKLRETGSPDLQLNIALTRKDELSEIFQPEEQNKSISQYQSELEQLSVEAEKLTEQLRQLKQKQDIESEINVLSEGYKKSLDDKIKLEFQLQTPEEKLPVLKVEIERLKIENEKSYKVASLEKQRELLTEGEACPLCGSLDHPYRVHSALTSLGEVALSLKNAEKDLEETTKILTKLKADIAGLEGSINAVQTQINLKKSSLEKLINTINPEYINTGLEFLKEMLVGKQKALTDIKIKISSQYELIFLKEAIHIINELNNILRDYKVTSEKKNAEYVGKNITSDILSFRTNYEKSQHQITTTETGLKIKSEALKIANAKVDGLNESLTEPLKNLGYGSVEDAARYLLDEKTLESIRNEKSELAQKRSGLNASMADVETMIETLLKIIQPDTEISQLMQKISEYETKRDQLNVETGEIDNYLKNHEQQLAQLTEKKDLLLKFENESRKWILLNHYIGDAEGNKYAKFAQQLSLKHLVTLANNRLLHLSDRYTLVSDNTESADLKISDAYQGGISRSVKTLSGGESFLISLALALSLSDMASKNVKLESLFIDEGFGTLDAETLDLALSTLEKLQSESNRTIGIISHVDALKERIYTQVQIEKNNLGYSKINVVG from the coding sequence ATGAAAATCCTGAAAATACGTTCAAAAAACATTCATTCACTGAAGGGAGAACAGGAAGTTGATTTTACCATTTCACCATTGGTCGATGCAGGACTATTTGCCATCACAGGTCCAACGGGATCGGGAAAGTCAACATTACTGGATATCATCACACTTGCCCTTTTTAATCAGATTCCCCGTTTTGACAGAAAAATTACTACTTCTGAAATTGAAAAAGCAGGTTCGGTCATTACACATCACACGCTGGATGCTTATGCTGAAGTAGATTATCAGGCCAACGGGAAAATATATCGGTCTACATGGTCTATCGCAAGAACCAGAACCGGCAATCTGAAGGATTATGACATGACCCTTGCAACGATTCCTGACAATACTTATCTGGATCTTAAGAAATCTATGGTTCCGGATGAAAACGAAAAGATTATCGGACTGAATTACGAACAGTTTATCAGGTCCATTCTTTTATCTCAAGGTGAATTTGCAAAATTTCTGAGATCTGACGAAAAAGAGAGAGCAAAACTTCTGGAAGATATCACCGGTACACAAATCTATCGGGAAATCGGTAAAGCTGCCTTCAGAAAATCAAAAGAATGTGCAGAACGAATTAATCTGATGAATGCAGAAATCCGGTCTTGTCAAATTGCAGACAAAGAAAGCATACAAACCAAAAGAGATCGACGAACTGAAATTAGTACTGAAATAGCTGACATTAATAAATTTTTACCCGGGTTAAAAGACGAACAGGCTGCTATCATCAGATTAAAGGAGACAGAAAAGAAAAAAGCTCAACTGCTTCAACAATGGAATGTATTGGAAGAGAGTCAAAATAATTTTGAAGCCAAACTTAAAGCTCTTGGACAACATGAAAAATTAGCACCTTACAGAGACAGGATTGTTGAATTGCAATCTGAGAAATCCGGCATACTTACACTCGAAAAAGATATTGAAGATTTTAATGTGCAGTTGGAGTTGAGTAAAACCGATTTACAAAAAATATTTACTGACGTCAGCAAATTTGCCGGACAGGATGTTGATCAAAGTTCCTTTTCGGAAGTGTTGCAAATATTTGAAAGAGAAATTCTGAAGCTCGAACAACAGATGCTGGAATATACAGAGTCCGGCAAAAAGGTTCGTGATAATCTGAATCGGTTATATGCCGAAGCGGATTTCGGGATTACGGTCAAGCTTCGAGAGACGGGATCGCCGGATTTACAGTTAAATATAGCTCTTACCAGAAAAGATGAATTGTCTGAAATATTTCAGCCCGAAGAACAAAACAAATCTATATCCCAATATCAATCAGAACTGGAACAATTATCAGTCGAAGCAGAAAAACTAACTGAACAATTAAGACAATTAAAGCAAAAACAAGATATTGAATCTGAAATAAATGTTTTATCAGAAGGATATAAAAAGTCGTTGGACGATAAAATAAAATTGGAATTTCAGTTGCAAACTCCTGAAGAAAAGCTTCCGGTTTTAAAAGTTGAAATAGAAAGACTAAAAATAGAAAATGAAAAAAGCTACAAAGTAGCTTCTCTTGAAAAACAGCGGGAATTACTTACAGAAGGTGAAGCATGTCCTTTATGCGGCTCATTGGATCATCCTTATCGTGTACATAGTGCTTTGACATCGTTAGGAGAAGTCGCTTTATCATTAAAAAATGCTGAAAAAGACCTGGAAGAAACAACAAAAATTTTAACAAAATTAAAAGCGGATATTGCGGGTTTGGAAGGGAGTATAAATGCAGTACAAACTCAGATAAATTTAAAAAAATCATCCTTAGAAAAGTTAATTAATACCATAAATCCTGAATACATAAATACCGGATTGGAATTTTTGAAAGAGATGCTGGTAGGTAAGCAAAAAGCGTTAACCGATATCAAGATAAAGATATCTTCTCAATATGAATTAATTTTTCTCAAAGAAGCAATCCATATAATCAATGAATTAAATAATATCCTTAGAGATTATAAAGTCACATCAGAAAAGAAAAATGCAGAATATGTAGGTAAAAACATCACATCAGATATTCTAAGTTTCAGAACCAATTATGAAAAATCGCAACATCAAATCACCACTACAGAAACCGGTTTGAAAATAAAATCCGAAGCACTCAAAATCGCAAATGCAAAAGTTGATGGCTTGAATGAAAGTCTAACGGAACCATTAAAAAATCTGGGATATGGTTCTGTTGAAGATGCAGCCCGATATTTGCTCGATGAAAAAACGCTTGAATCTATCCGCAATGAAAAATCTGAATTGGCACAAAAAAGATCCGGGCTCAATGCCAGCATGGCTGACGTGGAAACAATGATTGAAACGTTACTTAAAATCATACAACCGGATACTGAAATCAGTCAGCTTATGCAAAAGATAAGCGAATATGAAACAAAACGAGATCAGCTTAATGTTGAAACCGGTGAGATAGATAACTACCTGAAAAATCATGAGCAACAGTTAGCACAACTGACAGAAAAAAAAGATCTATTGCTGAAATTCGAAAATGAGTCCCGTAAATGGATTTTATTGAATCATTATATCGGTGATGCAGAAGGTAACAAATACGCTAAATTTGCACAACAACTGAGTCTGAAGCATCTGGTCACTTTAGCCAATAATAGACTACTCCATCTTTCAGACCGTTATACATTGGTTAGTGACAATACCGAAAGTGCGGACCTGAAAATTTCGGATGCTTACCAGGGTGGAATTAGCCGCAGTGTCAAAACCCTTTCAGGTGGTGAATCTTTTCTCATAAGTTTGGCGCTGGCTCTAAGCCTGTCCGATATGGCGTCAAAAAATGTAAAACTTGAAAGTCTTTTTATTGATGAAGGATTCGGTACATTGGATGCAGAAACACTCGATCTTGCCTTGAGCACACTTGAGAAGTTACAGTCTGAAAGTAATCGAACTATTGGGATCATTTCGCACGTGGATGCGTTGAAAGAGAGAATTTACACACAGGTACAAATCGAAAAAAATAATCTGGGATACAGTAAAATTAATGTTGTCGGATAA
- a CDS encoding T9SS type A sorting domain-containing protein, producing MYNHHFLKYLLLHSTKRIIKTSVFLLFMSFFHVAYCQCPDPIHADYTPLIKLYHATKGDQWTNNSGWKEGIAGTNCDPCNNWFGVTCTNNRVTKIVLSNNKLVGTFPPEFEQLKTLNYLDVRTNSINGAFPLSLCGLENLTYLNLFRNNIFGTLPPEIGNLKKLKGMYFSLNSFYGVVPFEISNMVALENLNLSNNNFSGEVLEKLIALPNINSINISNNKFTGIIPQALAAKPKLNELRISFNKFNGSIPGELGDVLNLFLDNNNLSGCIDSRFFSQCTMPNRSIANNPLLPWKGDLVEYCKTSGKLEEQIGAPCKDPRFSFNQKFNQICECAGDCGHPDFMPLMEFYHALNGYSWTKKTGWNSDYSNNCNPCSWHGITCDSSERVIAIQLIENRLNGQIPAQIKNLNYLEILSLPNNNISGFNTHIFDLPNLKILELGNNPINSTIPVEIVNAKKMERLGLGGTGLHGSLPNEITQLTNLKVLNLFSNNLSGQLPDSMTKLVSLEKIFLTANNFTGPFIQDIDKLANLKEIRAESNKFSGPLPEKLTLLSNLTFAWFENNKFDGCIPESYKVFCPALHKVRYSSNPNLAWHGESSDFCNSDGTPESQNGANCGIGGSFENCQCIPDNRACFNPDEVLCLTWLRDTLANRQCGGTPHVSGFHSVSLSTLNDEAVILVNTDFTIVSEVGLRIEVYNCLGVRLEDCSYSLGVGCSNTSIVNNISPSVNIYNCRYDTLPENCANRLHPDFRALMDFYEQSNGATWNINYGWEQAITDTLSNPCQWYGVKCNTLNRVDTLILSDNNMTGELKVFSSKLPYLRYLDFSKNKFEGHIPSNLYNLKSLSFLNLTHNSISGSLSNDLNNLNNLSYLNLSHNLFEGEITNCFDSLNQLQYLDICHNNFVGLAPKFAFHPYLLSLALNNNQFSGCLDPSFKNLCSINVNLSNNPSLPWQGDFLEYCITSGKIEDQIFSQCDDLNPTTLYDQIDTLCQCRGSLPSNINILPHYNNLKINPNPANDLIYLSSEILVNIVNIKVTNIYGISIELNKWNDSSLDISGLPKGTYILTIQSNIGMISSKFVKL from the coding sequence ATGTATAATCACCATTTTCTAAAGTATCTGTTACTTCATTCAACTAAAAGGATTATTAAGACTTCCGTTTTTTTATTATTTATGAGTTTCTTTCACGTTGCTTATTGTCAATGCCCTGACCCTATTCATGCTGATTATACTCCACTCATAAAGCTTTATCATGCGACAAAAGGCGATCAATGGACAAATAATTCCGGCTGGAAAGAAGGAATTGCTGGCACCAATTGTGATCCCTGTAATAATTGGTTCGGGGTAACATGCACCAATAACAGAGTGACCAAGATAGTACTTAGTAATAATAAATTAGTTGGAACCTTTCCTCCGGAATTCGAGCAGTTAAAAACTTTGAACTATCTTGATGTAAGAACAAATAGCATAAACGGAGCCTTTCCACTTTCATTATGTGGACTTGAAAACTTAACATATCTCAATCTTTTCAGAAACAATATTTTTGGAACACTTCCGCCTGAAATAGGAAATTTGAAGAAATTGAAAGGAATGTACTTCTCACTAAATAGTTTTTATGGAGTAGTGCCGTTTGAAATATCAAATATGGTTGCTCTTGAAAATCTGAATTTAAGTAATAATAATTTTTCAGGTGAAGTTTTAGAAAAACTAATTGCTTTACCAAACATTAATTCAATCAACATTTCCAATAATAAATTTACCGGTATTATACCACAAGCACTTGCTGCCAAACCAAAGTTAAATGAACTTAGAATATCGTTTAATAAATTTAATGGTTCGATCCCTGGTGAACTTGGTGATGTATTGAATTTATTTCTGGACAACAATAATCTAAGCGGATGTATTGATTCGAGATTTTTTAGTCAGTGTACAATGCCCAATCGTAGTATTGCAAATAATCCACTACTCCCTTGGAAAGGGGATCTTGTTGAATACTGTAAAACATCGGGTAAATTAGAAGAACAAATTGGAGCACCATGTAAAGATCCCAGATTTTCTTTTAACCAAAAGTTTAATCAGATTTGTGAATGTGCCGGAGATTGCGGACATCCGGATTTTATGCCTTTGATGGAATTTTATCACGCATTGAATGGGTATAGTTGGACAAAAAAAACTGGTTGGAATTCTGACTATTCCAATAATTGTAATCCCTGCTCATGGCATGGAATTACATGTGACTCAAGCGAAAGAGTTATCGCTATTCAACTAATAGAGAACCGACTAAATGGCCAAATTCCTGCTCAAATAAAAAACCTAAACTATCTTGAAATTTTAAGTCTTCCTAATAATAACATCAGTGGATTTAATACCCATATTTTTGATTTACCAAATTTAAAGATTCTGGAATTAGGTAATAATCCAATCAATTCAACTATTCCTGTAGAAATAGTAAATGCTAAAAAGATGGAAAGGTTAGGGCTTGGGGGAACTGGCTTGCATGGCTCTTTACCAAATGAAATTACACAACTAACAAATTTAAAAGTGCTGAATTTATTTTCGAACAATTTATCCGGTCAATTGCCTGACAGTATGACCAAACTTGTCTCGCTGGAAAAAATATTCCTTACGGCTAATAATTTTACCGGACCCTTTATTCAAGATATAGATAAACTGGCCAACCTGAAGGAAATTCGTGCAGAGTCAAATAAATTTTCCGGACCATTGCCAGAAAAATTGACTTTATTATCTAATCTCACTTTTGCTTGGTTTGAAAATAATAAGTTTGATGGTTGTATTCCGGAGAGTTACAAGGTTTTCTGTCCTGCATTACATAAAGTAAGATATTCATCAAATCCAAATCTTGCATGGCATGGGGAAAGTTCTGATTTTTGTAATTCTGACGGAACGCCGGAATCTCAAAATGGTGCAAATTGTGGTATTGGAGGTAGTTTTGAAAACTGTCAATGTATTCCCGACAATAGAGCATGTTTCAACCCCGATGAAGTACTTTGTCTCACTTGGTTAAGAGACACCTTGGCCAATAGACAATGCGGAGGCACACCTCACGTTTCTGGTTTTCACAGTGTGAGTTTAAGTACTCTGAATGATGAAGCTGTAATTTTGGTAAACACGGATTTCACTATCGTATCAGAAGTAGGATTAAGAATTGAAGTATATAATTGCTTGGGAGTAAGGTTGGAAGATTGTTCCTATTCTTTAGGTGTAGGGTGCAGCAATACCTCGATTGTTAATAACATTTCACCATCAGTTAATATTTATAATTGTAGATATGATACACTACCTGAAAACTGTGCGAACAGGTTGCACCCGGATTTTAGAGCCCTTATGGATTTTTATGAACAATCAAATGGAGCTACTTGGAATATAAATTATGGATGGGAACAAGCAATTACAGATACTTTATCAAACCCATGTCAATGGTATGGTGTGAAATGTAATACATTGAACAGGGTAGACACTTTAATACTAAGTGACAATAACATGACCGGTGAATTAAAGGTATTCTCTTCTAAATTGCCTTATCTACGATATCTTGATTTTAGTAAAAATAAATTTGAAGGTCATATTCCTTCTAATTTATACAATTTAAAATCTTTAAGCTTTTTAAATCTTACCCATAATTCTATTTCGGGAAGTCTATCAAATGACCTGAATAATTTAAACAATCTTTCTTATCTGAATCTTAGCCACAATCTATTTGAAGGTGAAATAACAAATTGTTTTGATAGTCTAAATCAACTTCAATATCTTGATATTTGCCATAATAATTTTGTAGGGTTGGCCCCAAAATTCGCCTTTCATCCATATTTATTGAGTCTTGCACTTAATAATAATCAATTTTCAGGGTGTCTTGACCCGAGTTTCAAAAACTTATGCAGTATTAATGTAAACTTAAGCAACAATCCTTCACTTCCTTGGCAAGGTGATTTTTTAGAATATTGTATTACATCAGGGAAGATAGAAGATCAAATTTTTAGTCAATGTGACGACTTGAATCCAACAACTCTTTATGATCAAATTGACACACTATGCCAATGTAGAGGCAGCTTACCAAGCAATATAAATATACTACCACATTACAATAATTTAAAAATAAATCCAAATCCTGCAAATGATCTAATTTATCTTTCTTCAGAAATTTTGGTAAACATTGTTAACATTAAAGTAACAAACATCTACGGAATTTCTATAGAGCTTAATAAATGGAATGATAGTTCATTGGATATTTCCGGCTTGCCTAAAGGCACTTACATACTTACAATTCAGTCAAATATTGGAATGATTTCCAGCAAATTTGTAAAATTATGA
- a CDS encoding enoyl-CoA hydratase/isomerase family protein has product MSQGHITSTTVNHVNTIEFFHPAQNSMPGNLLAELVTHINQAGEDKDTILIVLKSAGDRSFCAGASFTELASIQDFETGKKFFMGFANVINAIRKCPKIVIGRVHGKAVGGGVGLAAACDYCLATGFSSIRLSELAVGIGPFVIGPVVERKIGLSAFSQMAINANEWQTAEWGKQKGLFTDVFETTDQLDAYIVKFTADLVTKNPDALAQLKQIFWEGTENWDSLLEKRAEMSGKLILSDFAKEAIAKFLNA; this is encoded by the coding sequence ATGTCACAAGGCCACATTACTTCGACGACAGTAAACCACGTCAATACTATAGAATTTTTTCATCCGGCGCAAAACTCCATGCCCGGTAATCTGCTTGCAGAACTGGTTACCCATATCAATCAGGCAGGTGAAGATAAAGACACAATTCTGATTGTTCTCAAAAGTGCAGGGGACCGCTCATTTTGCGCCGGAGCAAGTTTTACAGAGCTGGCATCTATTCAGGATTTTGAGACGGGAAAAAAGTTTTTTATGGGTTTTGCAAATGTCATCAATGCCATCAGAAAATGTCCCAAAATTGTGATTGGAAGGGTGCATGGCAAAGCAGTCGGGGGCGGAGTCGGGCTTGCTGCGGCTTGTGATTACTGTTTGGCAACCGGGTTTTCTTCTATCAGATTATCAGAACTGGCAGTCGGTATCGGTCCATTTGTCATCGGACCCGTGGTAGAGCGGAAAATTGGCCTTTCAGCTTTCAGCCAGATGGCCATCAATGCCAATGAATGGCAAACAGCCGAGTGGGGTAAACAAAAAGGCCTTTTTACAGATGTATTTGAAACTACCGATCAATTGGATGCTTACATAGTAAAATTCACCGCAGACCTGGTGACAAAAAACCCTGATGCTTTGGCGCAATTGAAACAGATATTCTGGGAAGGCACAGAAAATTGGGATAGTTTACTTGAAAAAAGGGCAGAAATGAGCGGAAAGCTTATACTTTCAGACTTTGCAAAGGAAGCTATCGCGAAATTTCTTAATGCCTGA
- a CDS encoding DUF4062 domain-containing protein, whose translation MKKQRIFISSVQKEFAQEREILYRHLLSDPVLQLFFEPILFEKLPANGEQPYQVFLKEVALCDIYIILIGKEYGYETPEGFSPTELEYQLAQKDGIFSLAFIKNDSDTDRHPKEASLFKKIQNQLSYKRFSDNSTLLREVTKALVNVLQQQGLIQTEGFDSTIATKATLADIDEDKVNQFIGIARYKRGFPLREGAPLSRILSHLNLLLPGGLTNSALLAFGKNSQQFFPSSVVKCAHFHGTFVAKPIPDHRIIKGDVFTQVDEAVDFILSKIAIAVGMRIESNQAPIQYEIPRPVISEAIVNAIAHRDYQSNGSVQVMLFSDRLVITNPGGLPMELTLEKLKYDHASYPKNPHLAETLYQAGYIERFGTGTGEIYRLCKEAGLGEPVFNLEEGFSLTIYRPEIMQVTKQVTDQVTDQVTDQVNELVKRLVFVLTHEMSRFEIMDKLELRHRQYFTANYLQPAIDQGYIYYLYPENKNSPEQKYRLTDTGNALLSFLKTGSSFRSVEPLTDQVTAQVTDQVTAQVTDQVKALLMVLAKPMKSGELMKILDMKHKPSFRNNYLTPAINDQYIEMTNPDSPNSPNQMYRLTSKGQNLRKSIIK comes from the coding sequence TTGAAAAAGCAAAGAATATTCATATCAAGTGTACAAAAAGAATTTGCTCAAGAGCGGGAAATACTTTATCGCCATTTACTTTCAGATCCGGTATTACAATTGTTTTTTGAACCTATACTATTTGAAAAATTGCCGGCCAATGGTGAACAACCATATCAAGTCTTCCTCAAAGAAGTAGCCCTTTGTGATATATATATCATATTGATTGGGAAAGAATATGGTTATGAAACACCCGAAGGATTCTCTCCCACAGAGTTAGAGTATCAATTAGCTCAGAAAGATGGAATATTTTCATTGGCATTTATCAAAAATGATTCCGATACAGACAGACATCCCAAAGAAGCATCTTTATTCAAAAAAATACAAAATCAATTATCATACAAACGTTTTTCAGATAATAGTACATTACTGAGAGAAGTTACTAAAGCATTGGTGAACGTCTTACAGCAACAAGGCTTAATTCAGACTGAAGGATTTGACAGTACCATTGCTACAAAGGCAACTTTGGCAGATATTGATGAAGATAAGGTAAACCAGTTTATAGGAATAGCACGATATAAGAGAGGTTTTCCATTACGTGAAGGAGCACCACTTTCCAGAATACTCTCACATTTGAATCTTTTACTCCCCGGCGGATTGACCAATAGCGCACTTTTAGCCTTTGGAAAAAATTCACAGCAATTTTTTCCATCATCTGTCGTAAAATGTGCACATTTTCATGGTACTTTTGTAGCTAAACCTATACCAGACCACCGGATCATTAAAGGAGATGTATTTACTCAAGTGGACGAAGCTGTAGATTTTATTCTATCTAAAATTGCCATCGCTGTAGGCATGCGTATAGAATCCAATCAGGCACCAATCCAATATGAAATCCCAAGACCTGTTATTAGTGAAGCTATTGTAAATGCCATTGCTCACAGGGATTATCAGAGTAATGGAAGTGTTCAGGTAATGCTGTTTTCGGATCGATTAGTTATCACAAATCCGGGTGGATTGCCGATGGAATTGACACTTGAAAAACTTAAATATGATCATGCGTCTTATCCTAAAAATCCGCATCTTGCCGAGACGCTGTATCAGGCAGGTTATATTGAGCGATTTGGCACGGGCACAGGAGAAATATACCGTTTGTGCAAAGAAGCCGGATTGGGGGAACCTGTATTCAATCTGGAAGAGGGTTTTTCACTGACCATTTACAGACCTGAAATAATGCAGGTCACAAAACAAGTAACCGACCAAGTAACCGACCAAGTAACCGACCAAGTAAATGAACTGGTAAAAAGGTTGGTTTTTGTTTTGACGCATGAGATGAGCAGATTTGAAATCATGGATAAACTAGAGCTAAGACATAGGCAGTATTTTACAGCTAACTACTTACAACCTGCTATAGATCAGGGATATATATATTATTTATATCCGGAAAATAAAAATAGCCCTGAGCAAAAATACAGATTGACAGATACCGGAAATGCGCTCCTTTCATTTTTGAAAACAGGTAGTAGTTTCCGATCTGTTGAGCCGCTAACCGACCAAGTAACCGCACAAGTAACCGATCAAGTAACCGCACAAGTAACCGACCAAGTAAAAGCATTATTAATGGTCCTGGCAAAACCGATGAAAAGTGGTGAGCTTATGAAAATATTGGATATGAAACATAAACCAAGCTTCAGAAATAATTATTTGACTCCAGCGATCAATGACCAATATATAGAAATGACGAATCCAGATAGCCCAAATAGTCCAAATCAAATGTACAGATTAACTTCAAAAGGTCAGAATTTAAGAAAAAGCATCATAAAATGA